In Paenibacillus sonchi, a single genomic region encodes these proteins:
- a CDS encoding glycoside hydrolase family 32 protein yields the protein MPASTKQNYRGVYHFSPKAKWMNDPNGMVYFEGEYHLFFQHHPDGMTMGAMHWGHAVSKDLVTWEELPVALFPDELGMIFSGSAVVDWNNTTGFFADKPGLVSIFTHHLDMPEGQPPVQRQSLAYSHDNGRTWTKYEGNPVLEDDAFIDFRDPKVFWNPETDKWVMIVACGQTVCLYHSPDLIHWTFASEFGKGIGSHDGVWECPDLFPLQVDGDTSNLKWLMLVSIGADPAFAEGSRTQYFTGNFDGYVFTPDEDSRTIRWLDYGRDNYAGVSWSDVPEADGRRLFIGWMSNWMYAQQTPAEEFRGAMTLPRELYLESREGKILLVQKPAQELEAARIPVLSLKDVTVQEINASLAGLQLDAYGIAAKLPRGMSAGFKVRVGTGEETVTGIDAQTGELYVDRAASGLTGFHERFPGRHSAALQAPGEIHDLCIYVDRTSVEVFGNGGQAVITDLIFPKPESAGIAAFAEHEETPFLSLEVYKLALPAAIGDDRKSEG from the coding sequence ATGCCAGCTAGCACAAAACAAAACTACCGGGGGGTCTATCATTTCTCGCCCAAGGCCAAGTGGATGAACGACCCGAACGGGATGGTCTATTTTGAAGGAGAATATCATTTGTTTTTCCAGCATCATCCGGATGGAATGACCATGGGGGCCATGCACTGGGGCCATGCGGTCAGCAAGGATCTTGTCACCTGGGAAGAGCTGCCTGTCGCACTTTTTCCGGATGAGCTCGGGATGATTTTCTCGGGAAGTGCTGTTGTGGACTGGAACAATACGACGGGATTTTTTGCGGATAAGCCGGGACTGGTTTCCATCTTTACCCATCACCTGGATATGCCCGAAGGGCAACCACCAGTTCAGCGCCAAAGTCTCGCTTACAGCCATGATAACGGCAGAACCTGGACCAAATACGAAGGCAATCCCGTGCTGGAGGATGATGCCTTTATCGATTTCCGTGATCCGAAGGTGTTCTGGAACCCGGAAACAGACAAATGGGTAATGATCGTTGCTTGCGGTCAAACGGTATGCCTGTATCATTCCCCGGATCTGATCCATTGGACATTTGCCAGTGAATTCGGCAAGGGCATCGGCTCTCATGACGGTGTGTGGGAATGCCCGGACTTGTTCCCGCTGCAAGTGGATGGAGACACATCGAACCTCAAATGGCTGATGCTGGTGAGTATCGGCGCGGACCCCGCTTTTGCTGAAGGCTCCAGAACGCAGTACTTCACTGGTAATTTTGATGGATACGTGTTTACTCCGGACGAGGATTCCCGGACGATCCGCTGGCTGGATTATGGAAGGGACAATTACGCAGGAGTAAGCTGGTCGGATGTGCCTGAAGCGGATGGAAGACGCCTGTTTATCGGCTGGATGAGCAACTGGATGTATGCACAGCAGACTCCGGCAGAAGAGTTCCGGGGAGCGATGACCCTGCCAAGAGAGCTGTATCTTGAATCCAGAGAAGGGAAAATCCTGCTCGTTCAGAAGCCGGCCCAAGAACTGGAGGCGGCCCGCATCCCGGTGCTTTCACTCAAAGACGTTACTGTGCAGGAAATCAATGCTTCCTTAGCCGGTCTTCAGCTGGATGCTTACGGGATCGCCGCGAAGCTGCCCCGTGGCATGTCTGCCGGATTCAAGGTAAGAGTCGGGACGGGGGAAGAAACCGTGACCGGAATTGATGCGCAGACCGGAGAGCTGTATGTAGACCGGGCGGCTTCCGGCCTGACCGGTTTCCATGAGCGGTTCCCCGGACGTCATTCGGCGGCGTTGCAGGCTCCGGGAGAGATCCATGATCTTTGCATTTATGTCGACCGTACTTCAGTTGAAGTGTTCGGCAATGGGGGCCAGGCGGTCATTACAGATCTTATCTTCCCTAAGCCTGAATCTGCGGGTATTGCTGCATTTGCCGAACATGAAGAGACGCCGTTTCTTTCACTGGAGGTCTACAAATTAGCTCTGCCTGCCGCAATTGGCGATGACCGGAAATCGGAGGGCTGA
- a CDS encoding GH32 C-terminal domain-containing protein yields MRKKFRTVLCFLLVIGTVAVSSGMYAANPATGWAAPADQGTGETDKEGLAINENAANVITNLTGWQVKGKGEMENTAEGLLLTSDPQQNVMAVSETAAEDFLYEADVMLKELKADTSLIFRSDDGGKNSYMLQLAPGAGLIRLKDAAGGAGKLYEERQVSLKEGEIYHLKVKAEGSSLKVYWGNQYKPVIEIQDSTYRSGRLGLHVRDGSALFQNITVSDLKGNLGPVLMNKGQWQPDLRGQKGTSVKGSKAQRIYTRQAADLVYEGTVSLGSNAAAALAFRSSADGVRGYEATLAKEGDQVRVKLTKADGTVVASSEHTYPSRTGAKHQVEIKAKGSRIQVFIDGYTPAAIDIKDTAYSTGHAGLVVKTGNAYFQETYLTDADSYYNETFRPRYHYSPVRGSASDPNGLVYFEGEYHLFHQDGGTWAHAVSKDMLNWKRLPVALPWNDYGHVWSGAAVADAANASGLFTDSGGKGLIAYYTSYNPDGPNGNQRIGLAYSKDKGRTWEYAKDRPIVIENPGKNGEDPGGWDFRDPKVVRDDENNRWVMVVSGGDHIRFFTSTNLLDWTLTDNWGYGDYVRGGVWECPDLFPLTVQGTSQKKWVLMISTGANPATGGSDSEYFVGSLTAEGKFVNDNPAGKVLRTDFGKEYYASMSFSDMPDGRRVMLAWMSNWDYPFAFPTSGWKGELTVPREVTLVMTPEGLRLAQSPVKEIEQLRSRLFTAADKRVSSSSPNLLKGLIAGAYEIEAELEIPDGSTATEFGFNVREGADQKTVVGYKVGESQLFVDRSASGVTDFSSLFSTRHEAAMTAENKRIKLRILVDESSVEVFGNGGKAVFSEVIFPDPASRAMSFYSQGGMVKVISLKVNKLGPVWNSDSGAATRITMDTADRELEAGDSVTLQAAVENGPGSGVHPLRWKSSNEEVAGISAADFSQATLQAKKAGEAVITVSTPNGKASASLVVKVYGGEFHTNLSGWTKDLSMASWIATGDGMRGKYSSDANNMAQEQAGNFTYEAGMKLGESGGAGSLLFRASGDGRSGYYLNLDPNMKSVRLFYKLDGRFEDRQVLAKFPAFILPGQTYNIKIQAEGPRIIVYMGGRQIMDLKDGTFAEGHFGLHVFGGEASFQNVKVTGGAPADLMTSSLVNTASGRSLYTDSLTNSEAVKVRNANEATDQKWVFVPTGDEAGSYSIRTTAGQALDLDTGRNTIQLYTYLGYNNQRWIIRKNEDGSAAIISAHQHLALAISGDGSKLTLEEYRTDEMRQKWRINPDSHGSFKGTEEIRSSAE; encoded by the coding sequence ATGAGGAAGAAATTCAGGACAGTACTGTGCTTTCTGCTGGTTATAGGAACCGTGGCGGTTTCATCGGGCATGTATGCGGCAAATCCTGCCACAGGCTGGGCTGCGCCAGCAGATCAGGGGACAGGGGAAACGGACAAGGAGGGGCTTGCTATTAATGAGAACGCTGCCAATGTAATAACAAATCTGACAGGATGGCAAGTCAAAGGAAAGGGAGAGATGGAGAATACCGCAGAAGGGCTGTTGCTGACATCCGATCCGCAGCAAAATGTAATGGCTGTTTCCGAAACAGCGGCAGAGGATTTTTTGTACGAAGCCGATGTGATGCTCAAGGAATTGAAAGCGGATACTTCTTTGATCTTCCGTTCGGATGATGGCGGGAAGAATTCGTATATGCTGCAGCTTGCACCCGGGGCCGGGTTGATCCGCCTGAAAGATGCCGCAGGCGGGGCGGGCAAATTATACGAAGAACGACAGGTTTCCCTCAAGGAAGGGGAAATCTATCATCTCAAAGTAAAGGCTGAAGGGTCATCGCTGAAGGTATATTGGGGGAATCAGTACAAGCCTGTGATCGAGATTCAGGACAGTACATACCGTTCCGGCCGTCTTGGACTCCATGTGCGGGATGGTTCTGCTCTGTTCCAGAATATAACGGTAAGTGATCTGAAAGGAAACCTGGGTCCGGTGCTTATGAATAAAGGACAGTGGCAGCCTGACCTCAGGGGTCAAAAAGGTACTTCTGTAAAAGGGAGCAAAGCACAGCGGATCTATACCAGGCAAGCCGCTGATTTGGTATATGAAGGAACCGTCTCTTTGGGTTCCAATGCTGCTGCGGCACTGGCTTTCCGTTCCTCTGCCGATGGCGTCCGCGGCTATGAAGCCACCCTTGCCAAGGAAGGGGACCAGGTCCGTGTCAAGCTGACAAAAGCGGACGGAACTGTAGTTGCAAGCTCAGAGCACACTTATCCGAGCAGAACCGGAGCCAAGCATCAGGTGGAAATCAAGGCCAAGGGCAGCCGGATTCAAGTGTTCATCGACGGGTATACACCGGCGGCAATAGATATAAAAGACACTGCGTATTCAACCGGACACGCCGGACTTGTGGTGAAAACGGGAAACGCTTACTTTCAGGAAACCTATCTCACGGACGCGGACAGCTACTATAATGAAACTTTCCGTCCCCGGTATCATTATTCGCCGGTCCGCGGTTCCGCCAGTGACCCGAACGGGCTGGTCTATTTCGAAGGCGAATACCATCTTTTCCATCAGGATGGAGGCACATGGGCTCATGCCGTCAGCAAGGATATGCTGAACTGGAAACGCCTGCCGGTCGCCCTTCCATGGAATGATTACGGGCATGTCTGGTCCGGGGCTGCTGTAGCGGATGCAGCGAATGCATCAGGTCTGTTCACAGATTCGGGCGGCAAAGGCCTGATTGCCTATTATACTTCCTATAACCCGGATGGCCCGAACGGCAACCAGCGGATTGGCCTGGCTTACAGCAAGGATAAGGGGCGCACCTGGGAATATGCCAAGGACCGTCCGATTGTGATTGAGAACCCCGGCAAAAACGGAGAAGATCCGGGAGGCTGGGATTTCCGCGATCCCAAGGTGGTCCGGGATGACGAGAATAACCGCTGGGTGATGGTGGTGTCCGGTGGCGATCATATCCGGTTTTTCACCTCAACCAATTTGCTGGACTGGACGTTGACCGATAATTGGGGGTATGGGGATTATGTCCGGGGCGGTGTATGGGAATGCCCGGACTTGTTCCCGCTGACTGTACAGGGGACATCGCAGAAGAAATGGGTGCTCATGATCAGCACGGGCGCGAATCCGGCAACTGGAGGTTCGGACTCGGAATATTTTGTGGGGAGTCTGACGGCTGAAGGTAAATTCGTGAACGACAATCCGGCCGGAAAGGTCTTGCGGACAGACTTTGGCAAAGAGTATTATGCCTCCATGTCGTTCTCGGACATGCCGGATGGGCGCAGAGTGATGCTGGCGTGGATGTCCAACTGGGATTATCCGTTTGCTTTCCCGACTTCAGGCTGGAAGGGTGAGCTGACGGTTCCAAGAGAGGTTACCCTGGTCATGACCCCTGAGGGGCTTCGGCTTGCCCAGAGTCCGGTTAAGGAAATAGAGCAGCTGCGGAGCAGGCTGTTCACTGCAGCGGATAAGAGGGTCAGTTCTTCTTCTCCCAACCTGCTGAAGGGTCTCATAGCCGGTGCGTATGAAATTGAAGCCGAACTGGAGATCCCGGACGGCAGCACCGCAACAGAGTTTGGGTTTAACGTGCGCGAAGGAGCGGATCAGAAGACGGTTGTCGGCTACAAGGTAGGCGAAAGCCAGCTATTCGTTGACCGGTCCGCTTCCGGGGTAACCGATTTCTCCAGTCTTTTTAGTACAAGGCATGAAGCGGCTATGACAGCGGAGAACAAGCGGATCAAGCTGCGGATTTTGGTGGATGAATCTTCTGTTGAAGTTTTTGGCAATGGGGGCAAGGCGGTGTTCTCTGAAGTCATTTTTCCTGACCCGGCCAGCAGGGCAATGAGCTTTTATAGCCAGGGGGGCATGGTGAAGGTGATATCGCTGAAAGTGAATAAGCTGGGACCGGTATGGAATTCAGACAGCGGCGCAGCCACCCGGATTACTATGGATACCGCTGACCGTGAACTGGAGGCCGGGGACAGCGTGACGCTGCAGGCGGCAGTGGAGAACGGGCCCGGCAGCGGTGTTCACCCGCTGAGGTGGAAGTCGAGCAATGAAGAGGTGGCTGGTATCAGTGCAGCGGATTTTTCCCAGGCAACCCTTCAGGCGAAAAAAGCAGGGGAGGCCGTCATTACGGTATCCACCCCGAACGGCAAGGCTTCTGCCAGCCTGGTGGTAAAAGTATACGGCGGCGAATTTCATACCAACCTCAGCGGCTGGACCAAGGACTTGTCCATGGCTTCATGGATCGCCACAGGGGATGGCATGCGCGGGAAATACTCCAGCGACGCAAATAACATGGCCCAAGAGCAGGCGGGTAATTTTACGTATGAAGCCGGCATGAAGCTTGGTGAATCCGGCGGGGCAGGTTCGCTTCTGTTCCGTGCAAGCGGGGATGGGCGCAGCGGCTACTACTTGAATCTGGACCCTAACATGAAGTCTGTCCGCCTGTTCTACAAGCTCGACGGGCGGTTCGAGGATCGGCAGGTTCTGGCGAAATTTCCGGCCTTTATCCTGCCGGGTCAAACCTACAACATCAAGATTCAAGCGGAAGGCCCGCGCATCATCGTGTATATGGGAGGACGGCAGATCATGGACCTGAAGGACGGTACGTTTGCGGAGGGCCATTTCGGGCTTCATGTTTTTGGCGGGGAGGCTTCTTTTCAGAATGTAAAGGTGACCGGGGGAGCGCCAGCGGACTTGATGACCTCAAGCCTGGTGAATACTGCATCCGGGAGATCCCTGTATACAGACAGCCTGACAAATAGCGAAGCTGTTAAAGTGCGGAATGCCAATGAAGCCACGGATCAGAAATGGGTGTTTGTGCCGACAGGAGATGAAGCAGGCTCCTACTCCATCCGCACGACCGCCGGACAGGCGCTTGATCTGGACACAGGACGGAATACCATTCAGCTCTATACTTATCTGGGCTACAATAATCAGCGGTGGATCATCCGTAAGAATGAGGATGGCTCGGCTGCCATTATCTCTGCTCACCAACATCTGGCTCTGGCCATATCCGGGGATGGCTCCAAACTTACTTTAGAGGAGTATCGAACAGATGAAATGCGTCAGAAGTGGAGAATAAACCCTGATTCACATGGAAGCTTCAAAGGCACAGAAGAAATCAGGTCGTCTGCGGAGTGA